DNA sequence from the Streptomyces cinnabarinus genome:
GGACGGCTCCACCGGTGGTGCGGGCACCGCGACCGGCCACGGCTCCGACCGCCGATCGGCGGCCCGTCCGGCAGCCGACGGTGGCGCCAAGGCCACCCGAGGGTCCGGCCGACGGACAACGGCAGGCGGGGCGACCGGCAACGCCGCCCGCGGCTCCGACCGCCGGACCACCCGCCGCAACCCGGCAACGTAGGACCGCCCCATGGCCTCACGGGCCCGGCGCCGGAATCCGGTGCCGGGCCCGTGGCTTATGGCACGCAAGGCTCCGGCTTCCTGGCTTCCGCTCGAAGACCCGTGTCAGACGGCGGCCTCGGCGACCGCTCGTGAACCTCGGCCCCTGCCCGCCTCACGGGATGGAGCGCTGCCGGCGCTACCCCCGCGCGCCGAGGCCGCCCAGGATCAGTTCCGTCAGGGCCGCGACCGCCTCCTCGGACGTGGTGCGGCCCCGGTTCAGTTCGTCGGCGATCGCGTCGGCCGCGCCCAGGAGGGCGGTGCAGCGCAGGCGGAGGGCCTCGCGGGGGAGGTCGGTGTACGGCGACAGCGTGGCGGTCATCAAGTCCGTGTAGCCGTCGGTCAGGTCGTCGTCGGTCGCTTCCGACTCCGCGCCGCCCTTCAACGCGGCCGTCACGGCGGCGAGTTCGGGCATGTCCGTGGCACACGCGAAGTACGCCGTACCGATGACGCGGGCGACGTCGGGCGCGGTGGCCGGCGCGTCCTCAAGGGCCTGGGTGATCGCGGCGCGGTGGCGTTCCTCCAGGCGGTCGTGGAGGGCTCGGAGCAGGCCCGGACGGGTGCCGAAATGGTCGTAGACGATCGGTCGGCTCACTCCCGCGGCTTCCGCGAGGGTGACGAGGGTAAGGCCGTCGGTGCCCTGGCCTCGGACGAGGCTCGTCGCGGCATCGAGCAGTTGTTCCCGTCTGGCCCGCCTGGACAGCCGGGGCGTCGTGGTCGCCATCGTCCTCCCTTGCCTCGCACCCCCTTGCCTCACTCTCCGAGATTAGGCTACAAAACGTAACCTACAAAATGTAAGCTACGAGATGTAGCTTGCTGGGGAGTGGCCGTAACCGCGGCCCTGCGGAGGGAGTTCATCGTGGAACCGACGGAATCCGTACTGATCCTGGGCGGCTCGGGGCAGGCCGGTTCGGGAGCCGCCGCGCTGCTTCGGCAGTGGCACCCCGAGCTGCCGCTGACCATCGCGGGGCGCAACCTCGGTCGCGCACGGCGGGTGGCCGACGAGTTGGGCACCGCGACCGCCGTCACCGTCGATCTGGCGCGTGCCGATCTCGGGCTACCGCCCGGCGAGCGGTACTCGGCGGTCGTGGCCGCGGTGTGGGACAGCGGGCTCAACGCTTTGAGCTACGCCCAGCGGCATCAGCTGC
Encoded proteins:
- a CDS encoding TetR/AcrR family transcriptional regulator, whose amino-acid sequence is MATTTPRLSRRARREQLLDAATSLVRGQGTDGLTLVTLAEAAGVSRPIVYDHFGTRPGLLRALHDRLEERHRAAITQALEDAPATAPDVARVIGTAYFACATDMPELAAVTAALKGGAESEATDDDLTDGYTDLMTATLSPYTDLPREALRLRCTALLGAADAIADELNRGRTTSEEAVAALTELILGGLGARG